DNA sequence from the Bacillus pumilus genome:
TGAATCATCTAAAAACCCCTTTGACTTGAGTCTGTGCCTTTGCAATTTATTTGACGCATTTCTTGGCAGCTCGTCCACAAAGTGAAAAGCGGCAGGCCATTTATATTTTGCTAGATGCGACTCACATAAAGCATAGAGCTCGTTCTCCGGTATTTTATGGTCTGTGACAAGAAAGGCAGCTGGTACCTCTCCCCATCTATCATCATACATACCCGTCACTCCGGCTTCCTTTACATGCGGATGTGTTAACAGGATCGCTTCAATTTCAGCAGGATAAATATTCTCACCGCCAGAAATAATTAAATCTGAACGGCGGTCAAGCACAAATAAAAATCCTTCCTCATCCACATAGCCGATATCACCCGTTTTCAGCCAGCCTTGATCAAAAGCAGCCGCGGTCGCCTCTTCGCGGTAAAGGTACCCTTTCATGACATTTGCCCCTTTCACCATAATTTCGCCATGCTCAAAAGGACGACAAATGCGCGTACCATCTTGAATTTTCAGCTCACATCCAAAAAGGGGTTTTCCCGCTGATCCAAGCTTCTCTACACTAAATTCAGGCGCAAGGGTCACAATTTGTGAACAGGTTTCTGTCATGCCGTACGATTGAAACACAGGGAAGCCTTTCTCTTTGCTTTCTTGAAGCATCGCAAAAGGCGCAGGTCCTCCGCCTAATAACAGACAGCGCAAAGAAGACGGACATTCTTCCAGCCTGCTTAATAAACGGGATAACATCGTTTGAACAACAGATATCATCGTCACACGATGCTGTTCAATCGAACCCTTTACTTCATCGACATCAAACTTTTGATGAAGTACGACAGTCATCCCATAAATCACAGACTTAAATAAAGCGGATAACCCGCTAATATGAAAAAGAGGCAGTGCAATAAGCCAGCGGTCATCCTCTCTGAGGCCCATATTGAGTGCAGAGGAAACAGCACTATAAAAATGATTACCAAACGTTTGCTCGACCCCTTTTGGTTGTCCTGTTGTGCCAGACGTATACATGATCGTTGCTGTTTCATTCAAATCAAATTCGCTTTCGATTTTCTTTCCATTGTCGTGACCTGCTTCTGGTAAAGTCTCCATTATATAAACGGGTAGATCACCCTTATGATCACTTGCATAAACAGGTTCAGTAAATAAAGCGGCTGCTTTTGCATCTTCAAGTTGATAGCGCCTTTCAGCTTTTGTTAACTTATTGTTCAATAGCACGATTTTGAATCCTAATGAAAAACAAGCATGAACAAGCATCACCATTTGAGGCTGGTTGTTCATCAAAAGCCCGACCGTTTCCCCTTTTTTTAATGATGCTTGTGCAAGTCTATTTGAAAGCTCATTGACTTCATCAGCTAAATCGCGAAATGTCCACTGTTTATCCTGATAAATGAGTGCGACTCTTTCTGGTGTTAAATAAGCACGGTGCAGCAGCCAATTCGGTTGCTTCATCATGACACCTCCTTTTTGTAAAAGAAAACAGCTTAGTCTGATGCACTAAGCTGTTTTTCATCGCTATGATTGAATCAAGGGAAACGCGGGAACTGACCGAAGTCCGGCTTGCGTTTTTCCTTAAAGGAATCGCGTCCTTCTTTTGCTTCATCTGTTGTGTAATAAAGAAGTGTCGCATCTCCTGCAAATTGTTGAATTCCAGCTAATCCATCCGTATCTGCATTAAATGCAGCCTTCAAGAATCGTAAAGCAGTCGGGCTCTTTTCTAGCATCTCCTCGCACCACTTCACTGTTTCCTCTTCAAGCTGCTCTAATGGTACAACAGTATTAACAAGTCCCATATCAAGCGCTTCTTGTGCATTGTATTGACGGCATAAGTACCAGATTTCTCTCGCTTTCTTATGACCAACAATACGTGCAAGGTAGCCTGAGCCATAACCAGCATCAAAGCTGCCTACTTTTGGACCAGTTTGTCCAAAAATCGCATTATCTGCTGCAATTGTCAGGTCACATACAATATGAAGAACGTGCCCGCCGCCGATTGCATAACCAGCAACCATCGCAACAACAGGTTTTGGAATCACACGAATTAAACGCTGTAAGTCGAGTACATTTAGACGCGGAATTTGATCGTCTCCTACATAACCGCCATGACCGCGTACTTTTTGATCTCCACCAGAACAGAATGCTTTGCCGCCAGCACCTGCAAGTACGATCACACCAACATTCGAATTATCACGAGCACGTGAAAATGCATCAATCAATTCACTCACAGTCTTTGGTGTAAACGCGTTATGTACATGTGGACGATTAATCGTGATCTTTGCAATCCCATTGCATGTTTCATATAAAATTTCGTCATATTGACGCTCAGTTTGCCATTCAATAGCCATCAATAGTTCCTCCTCTAATCTTGCGTAATAAACTCACTTACTATTTTACCAAAAAAATGTGGTTGTTCCACATGAACTGTATGCCCAGCCTGCTCAGCCAATATGAATTGACTGCCTTCAAGCTCCTGCTGCATACGTGTGGCGATCTTGCAGAACTTTTCATCAAGCGCTCCGCACATCAACAAAACAGGTAAATTCATATGCTTTAACCCCTTCCAAACAGAGGGCTGCGAACCTGTTCCTATGCCTTCTAAGCTGCGAGCCAGTCCAAGTGGATTGGCTTTTAGCCTTTCCTCTCGTAGTTGAGCCTGCGTGTCAGCTGATAAAGTTTTCTGAGAAGCAAACAGTGGAATACTCTCCCAAAAATCCACAAACTTCACTAAACCTTCATGTCTCATTTTCTGAGCCAGCTGATGATCATGTTTGAGTCTTGCCATCCGCTCTTTAAACGTGCGAAGCCCTGGAGAGGTACTCTCTAGAATCAACTTGTTGACTCGCTCTGAATAACGAGAGGCAAATGATAAAGCAATACGTCCTCCCATAGAATATCCGAGAATATTCACTTTGTGAAGCTTTAATTGGTTTAAAATCTCTGCAAGATCTGCTAGCTGATGCGACATCGCATATCTTCTTATATTTTCTGGTGAGTCCGTGCGGCCATGTCCAAGCAGGCTAACTTGAATCAATCTTGTATTTCCCATATAAGCATTCAAGAATGTCCAAGAAGCCGCGCTTCCAGTGAAGCCGTGTAAGCATAGCGTGGCATTCTCACCTGATGGATTCTGATCCACCACCTCGTAAGCCACACCATCACGCATCCGTATTATGAAAGAAGACATTCTTTTTTCACTTCTTCCAATATGTCATCCATCATTTGACGATGCTTGCTTACACGAGAATGCCGATCTGTTTCAATTTCAATTAAATGAAGTCCAGGCTCTTCTATATGCGCCTTGTAGACATCATGTAATTCTTGTTTCGTTGACGGTTTCGAATAGGTTCCCCCATACAACTTCGAAGCATACTCAAAATTCAGTCCAGTCGGTGTACCAAAGAGTTTTTCATAATACGGTTCCTCAGACGCCTGTGGAAGGAAAGAAAAGATGCCTCCTCCATCATTGTTTAACAACACAACCGTCAGTGGAATGTCCATCAACTTCGCTGCAAGGAGACCATTCATATCATGGTAAAATGATAAATCTCCAATCACTAAGGTGACCGGCTGTTTCAAAGCTGCATACGTGCCAAGTGCTGTAGACACAACACCATCAATACCATTTGCTCCTCGATTCGCCATCATTCGAAAAGGCTTCGATTGCGCTTCAAAAAATGTATCCACATCACGAATCGGCATACTATTCCCGATAAAAAAGACACTCTCCTTCGGCAAAAGATGCTGAAGCTGACGGTACACATTCCCCTCAAATGACAGATCCTCATCAGAATAATGGGAAGCATGCGTTCTGAATGATGAATTTGCATCCTGCCAGCGCTTTAGAAAACTTGTATCCTCACGTTGATCCGATCTATTGACTACTTCATCTACAAAAGCTGCCACATCACTTTCAAAGACATATGAAGCACTCAGCCCAGGATCTCGAAAACCTCCGGCAGCATCAACAACAATCTGATTCACTTCCGCATGTTTTTCCAGCCACTTGAATAAAGGCTTAGACACAGGCATCGGTCCAAAACGAATGACCATATCCGGCAATAGGTGCTGCTGCAATGCTTCATCTTTCAATAAAGAATCATACGCATCAATAATAAGATCTGCATGCTCATGACCATTTCGCAAATGAGAAAGCGGGTCCGCTAAAATCGGCATATGCAAGGCTTTTGAAAGACGTAATACTGCCTCTTTCTCTTCCTCCGTATGAAGCTCGCCACACACAATCAGTCCCTTTTTGGAACGGTTCATAACCGTCACAATTTCATATATCGCATCATCATTTGGGAAAGCCTGTCCTGTAGCTAATACTTTTTTCCGGTCTGTTTCTTCTCGCTCGAAAGGATCAATAGACAAATCAGGAAGCAATGGTTCTCTCAGAGGGACATTGATTTGTACAGGTCCCTTCGGCTCTTGCATCGACATATGATTTGCTCTTGCCGCAGCCGTCTGAACATAGCGTAACATCTTCTGACTTTCTTCTGGCAATGCTAAGTCTGTGAACCATTTAACAAACTTACCGAATAAGAATTGCTGATCAATCGCTTGAGGTGCTCCAACTTCCCTCAATTCGTGCGGCCGATCAGCAGTTAAAACAATAAGTGGGACACGGGAATAATGTGCCTCTACAATGGCTGGGTAAAAGTTAGCTGCTGCTGTACCTGACGTACAAATAAGCAGCACTGGTGTTTGACTTGCTTTTGCAAGACCAAGCGCATAAAAAGCAGCAGACCGTTCATCCACTAATACATGGACATTGATGTCTTGGTGGGCTAGAGCCAGCATTGCAAGCGGGGTCGAACGAGAACCTGGACAGACAACTGCCTCTTGTACGCCACCTTGGACAAATTCATCCATCAATCTGCCAATATATGTTGTCATGATTTGATTATTCAATAGGACGACCTCCAAGGGCAGATAGCATTGGTCTTAATTTCACTTGCGTTTCCTCGTACTCCTGCTTTGCAAGGGAATCCTCTACAATGCCGCAGCCAGCGAACAAACGAACATGGTCTTCCTCAATAAGACCTGACCGAATGGCAACAGCAAATTCTCCATTATCCTGAGAGTCAATCCACCCTACCGGCGCTGCGTACCAGCCACGTTTCAACGGTTCGATTTCACGAATGACCTCAACCGCCTTTTCCTTCGGATATCCGCCTAATGCTGGCGTCGGATGGAGCTGTTCAATTAATGAAAAGAGAGAACAGCTGCTTTTAATTTCTCCTACAATCGGTGTAAACAAATGCTGAATGTTTTTTGTTTTATAAAGACTAGGTTGATTTGGTTTATGCACGCGAAGGCAATTAGCCTCAAATGCTTGCTCAATCATATTGACAACAATTTGATGTTCAATCAAATTCTTCTCATCATGCAGCAGTTCCTCGCCTAATGCTCGATCTTCCGCTTCATCTTTTCCACGAACAATCGAACCTGCTAAACAAGATGAAAAGACCTCTCCGCCGCTTTTTTTCACTAAGCGTTCCGGCGTAGCTCCGACAAATGCTTGTTTCCCCTGTTCAACCGCAAATACATAACTCGTTGTTTGATGCTTTAATAATTCTGATAACAGTGGAGCGAGTTCAATTTGATTTTTATAGTGAAGCAAGACTTCTCTTGCTAAAACAACCTTTTCATATTCGTTTGCACGAATGTGGTCTGTCGCTTCTTGGATCGCCTTCATCCATTCCTTCACATCTCGTTCTTCCATATGAACAAGTTCAGCTTGTCCACCATGTCTGAGCGGTAATGTTTCGTAATGAGAGGCTTTTTGTTCTAATTCTTGAATGAGCTGATGAACATTCCCGTCCACCTGCTTCCATTCATTGATCGTCAGAAACGTGCCTTCTTTCGAGACAGTAAGCATCATCGATGGCACAAAAAAATGAGCCTCGCCAAAAGCTTCCCAGTGACACGCCTTCTCTTCATACGGATCAAATGAGAATCCTCCAAATAAAAGCGGACCAACAGCCGCTTGCCTTAACTCCTTCTCATCATGAAAATGGAACATGTGCTGCTTCAGCTGTTCCCATTCTTGATGGACTGTATCAAATCGTTCCTTGCCTTGCTCAGATGATTTAATAACGGCCGCTCTGCCAAGTCCAGAAAATATCATTTGGCTTTCTGGATCAGACCAAAAAAACCGCTCGCCTAAAAAATCCGCTTCGCCGCTTTGGAAAAAGGCAAGAGGATCCAGATCGTCAACTCTTCTGGAGTAGCTTATCAAAACAGCATGGTTGACGTTATTCGCTTCTTCTAATGTCGCAAGCGCTTCCTGCCGGAAAGTACTTTGCACTGTTGTCACCATGATACATTCCTCCAAAATCCATGAAATAACATAAAAAAATAAAACCATAATGAAAAAATACGTGAACATTCGAGTATGTCGAATGACCTGCTTTTCTATTATAAACCTTAACAGATGAACTTAGTAAAGAAAACAGCTTTTTAAACCTAGAATCCTTATTATATCACGCTTTCTAGATTTTTTCGCTCCTGCTTCTTGAAACGAGAGCATCTATAAGAAAAATGGAAAGTCTTGTTCTAAGATCAAGCTTTCTCTCGATATGGCAACGATTAGCAAACATCTTTTTCAGGTTTCATCGCATCAATATATTGACACCTTTTTGAACTTTGCTAAACTGGAATTTGGACGTGTACGTATTTTTTTATTTAAAGGAGTATATTTTATGCAGCATCAATCGATATCAGATCAGCTTTCACCGATTAAGCCTGATAAGAACTGGCGGATTTGGTGGAATTTACTACGACCGCATACATTAACAGCAGCATTTATTCCCGTTACTTTAGGAACTGTTCTCGCACTTCCAAGTGGTCAAATACATGTTGGGCTATTTTTAGCTATGCTGTTTGCATCTATGTTTATCCAAATCGCAACGAACATGTTTAATGAGTACTTTGATTATGTTCGCGGATTGGACAACGAGAAATCTGTCGGCATCGGCGGCGCCATTGTCAGAAATGGTGTGAAACCTAAAACCGTTCTCAGCCTTGCTTATGCACTATTTGCGCTTTCTTTACTACTAGGGGTGTACATTTGCATGATGTCTAGCTGGTGGATTGCACTGATAGGACTCATATGTATGGCAGCAGGCTATTTCTATACAGGCGGTCCTGTTCCTATTGCATATACACCGTTTGGAGAAGTTGTGTCAGGTGCTTTTATGGGACTAGGAATCATCCTGATCAGTTTCTATATTCAAACAGGCACACTGACGTCTAAAGCTGTTCTCGTCTCATTACCAATTTCTATTTTAGTTGGTGCCATCTTACTATCGAACAATATCCGCGATTTAGACGGCGATAAAGAAAATGGACGAAAAACACTTGCTATTCTTGCTGGGCGAAAGGCTGCTGTGAACATTTTACTTTCCATGTTTTTGATCTCTTATGTACTTATTTTTGTTTATATCTTCACAGATATTGTCGGCCTTTGGAGTCTTCTTGTTTTACTCAGTGTCCCAAAAGCATATACAGCTATCAAAGAATTTAAGCAAAAAGAAAAACCAATTGAATTAATGAATGCCATGAAATCTACAGCTCAAACCAATACATTTTTCGGTTTCCTGCTGACAATCGCTTTGATCTTACAATACTATATCGCGTAACAAAGAACGCCTGCAGCCGCAGGCGTTTTTTCATGAGGAATTGCTTCAATTTGGAACTAGTCTTACAGACAAAATTGCTCATACTAATATTATGTTTGATATGAAAGGATGATCGCTTTGTTGTCTAAAGACGAATTACATCATTTGAAGCAGCGACTTCTCGATGAAAAGCACGAACTCGAAGCCAAAAGCCATGACGATGAACAAAAAGTATCATTTCCTTATGATTCGGTCGGAGACCTGTCAGCCTATGATAATCACCCAGGTGATCAAGGGACAGAGCTGTTCGAACGCGGGAAAGATATTGCGTTAAACAGTTTGGAACATGAACATCTGTTAGACGTTAATGAAGCACTTCAAGCCATCACAGACGGCTCTTATGGGCTATGCAAGGTCTGTAAATCCCCTATCCCAAAGGAACGCTTAGAGGCCTTACCTAGTGCCGTCACATGCACAGAGCATTCAAAAGAACAAACCGTTTCACAAAACCGTCCGATTGAAGAGGATTTATTAAGTCCGCCATCAGGGCAATTCGAAAATGAAGAAAGTGCAGCCTATGATGGAGAGGATGCATATCAAGACGTAGAACGCTACGGAAACTCTGATACTCCGTCCGATATGGAATTTCCTCCATTGACATACGATGATGTGTATACACAATCAGAAGATGAAGATTATGTCGAAGACTATGAAGGATTCGCAGCTGCTGATATTGAGGGCAAAGCAAGCAAAGTATATCCAAATAAAGCCCACGAAGCCTATGAAGAGGCATTGGACGAAGAAGGCGTCATGACCGTATTTGGTGACTTGAAGCCGTACGAAGAAGAACCTTATACAGAAGAAAATCATTAGTCCCCTCATAATGGGGGCTTCATGTTTATATCATGTAATGATTGGGAAATCACTTTAAGAGTGAATTTGATTGGAGGAGATTCTTAATGGCGAGAAAAAGTATCATTTGGGCAGTGGTTGTCTTCTTTATTACATACGCATTATTCTCTATTGCCGGATTCTTGTTTCCGATTGACAGAGAGTGGTATGATGCATTAAATAAACCGGAATGGACACCGAGTGGTGGAGTAATTGGCGCTGTGTGGGCTGTCTTATTTGCTCTCATCTCGTTGTCCGCAGCGATCATTTATGGAAAATATGGATTTCAAAAAATCACTTTACCCTTTTGGATTCTTTTTCTTTTAAATTACGTATTTAATCAAGCCTTTAGTTTTTTTCAATTTACACAAAAAGATTTATTCGCAGCTACGATCGACTGCCTGCTTGTAGCGCTGACAGCACTTGCTCTTGTTATCGTCTCGCGTAAACTAAGCAAAGTCGTTCCAATTTTACTAATTCCTTATGTCTTATGGGGCTTCTTTGCAACATACTTGTCTTATACGATCTATTCCATGAACATGTAAAAAAAGACCGCTATAATGGCGGTCTTTCTTTTTTGAAGAAAATAAAAAAGAGATCTTTGACAAGACCTCTTTCTAAACATGACCCGTACGGGATTCGAACCCGTGTTACCGCCGTGAAAGGGCGGTGTCTTAACCGCTTGACCAACGGGCCAGATAAATGGCGGAGAAGGAGGGATTTGAACCCTCGCGCCGCTCGCGCGACCTACACCCTTAGCAGGGGCGCCTCTTCAGCCACTTGAGTACTTCTCCATTTGGCTCCGCAGGTAGGACTCGAACCTACGACCGATCGGTTAACAGCCGATAGCTCTACCACTGAGCTACTGCGGAATATCATGGTGGGCCTGAGTGGACTCGAACCACCGACCTCACGCTTATCAGGCGTGCGCTCTAACCAGCTGAGCTACAGGCCCATGAATGGATATACAAATGGAGCGGGTGATGGGAATCGAACCCACGACATCAGCTTGGAAGGCTGAGGTTTTACCACTAAACTACACCCGCAAATATATGTATGGGGCGATTGATGGGAATCGAACCCACGAGTGCCAGAGCCACAATCTGGTGCGTTAACCACTTCGCCACAACCGCCATACTATCAATATTTTTTTATAAAAGTGGCTCGGGACGGAATCGAACCGCCGACACACGGATTTTCAGTCCGTTGCTCTACCAACTGAGCTACCGAGCCAAGTATTCATTTTAAAAATGGCGGTCCGGACGGGACTCGAACCCGCGACCTCCTGCGTGACAGGCAGGCATTCTAACCAACTGAACTACCGGACCATTTTGGTTGCACTCATTGAGCACTCCCTATTGGTGTATAAAATAATTTGGTTGCGGGGGCAGGATTTGAACCTGCGACCTTCGGGTTATGAGCCCGACGAGCTACCGAACTGCTCCACCCCGCGATGATATAAGTTTTTGAAAAATATGGCGGAGGAAGAGGGATTCGAACCCCCGCGGGCTTTGACACCCCTGTCGGTTTTCAAGACCGATCCCTTCAGCCGGACTTGGGTATTCCTCCGTATAGATGGTGGACCTTGTAGGACTCGAACCTACGACCGGACGGTTATGAGCCGTCTGCTCTAACCAACTGAGCTAAAGGTCCTTTATAGCGGCGGAGGGGATCGAACCCCCGACCTCACGGGTATGAACCG
Encoded proteins:
- a CDS encoding isochorismate synthase MenF, coding for MVTTVQSTFRQEALATLEEANNVNHAVLISYSRRVDDLDPLAFFQSGEADFLGERFFWSDPESQMIFSGLGRAAVIKSSEQGKERFDTVHQEWEQLKQHMFHFHDEKELRQAAVGPLLFGGFSFDPYEEKACHWEAFGEAHFFVPSMMLTVSKEGTFLTINEWKQVDGNVHQLIQELEQKASHYETLPLRHGGQAELVHMEERDVKEWMKAIQEATDHIRANEYEKVVLAREVLLHYKNQIELAPLLSELLKHQTTSYVFAVEQGKQAFVGATPERLVKKSGGEVFSSCLAGSIVRGKDEAEDRALGEELLHDEKNLIEHQIVVNMIEQAFEANCLRVHKPNQPSLYKTKNIQHLFTPIVGEIKSSCSLFSLIEQLHPTPALGGYPKEKAVEVIREIEPLKRGWYAAPVGWIDSQDNGEFAVAIRSGLIEEDHVRLFAGCGIVEDSLAKQEYEETQVKLRPMLSALGGRPIE
- a CDS encoding o-succinylbenzoate--CoA ligase: MMKQPNWLLHRAYLTPERVALIYQDKQWTFRDLADEVNELSNRLAQASLKKGETVGLLMNNQPQMVMLVHACFSLGFKIVLLNNKLTKAERRYQLEDAKAAALFTEPVYASDHKGDLPVYIMETLPEAGHDNGKKIESEFDLNETATIMYTSGTTGQPKGVEQTFGNHFYSAVSSALNMGLREDDRWLIALPLFHISGLSALFKSVIYGMTVVLHQKFDVDEVKGSIEQHRVTMISVVQTMLSRLLSRLEECPSSLRCLLLGGGPAPFAMLQESKEKGFPVFQSYGMTETCSQIVTLAPEFSVEKLGSAGKPLFGCELKIQDGTRICRPFEHGEIMVKGANVMKGYLYREEATAAAFDQGWLKTGDIGYVDEEGFLFVLDRRSDLIISGGENIYPAEIEAILLTHPHVKEAGVTGMYDDRWGEVPAAFLVTDHKIPENELYALCESHLAKYKWPAAFHFVDELPRNASNKLQRHRLKSKGFLDDSN
- a CDS encoding TspO/MBR family protein — encoded protein: MARKSIIWAVVVFFITYALFSIAGFLFPIDREWYDALNKPEWTPSGGVIGAVWAVLFALISLSAAIIYGKYGFQKITLPFWILFLLNYVFNQAFSFFQFTQKDLFAATIDCLLVALTALALVIVSRKLSKVVPILLIPYVLWGFFATYLSYTIYSMNM
- the menD gene encoding 2-succinyl-5-enolpyruvyl-6-hydroxy-3-cyclohexene-1-carboxylic-acid synthase, with protein sequence MNNQIMTTYIGRLMDEFVQGGVQEAVVCPGSRSTPLAMLALAHQDINVHVLVDERSAAFYALGLAKASQTPVLLICTSGTAAANFYPAIVEAHYSRVPLIVLTADRPHELREVGAPQAIDQQFLFGKFVKWFTDLALPEESQKMLRYVQTAAARANHMSMQEPKGPVQINVPLREPLLPDLSIDPFEREETDRKKVLATGQAFPNDDAIYEIVTVMNRSKKGLIVCGELHTEEEKEAVLRLSKALHMPILADPLSHLRNGHEHADLIIDAYDSLLKDEALQQHLLPDMVIRFGPMPVSKPLFKWLEKHAEVNQIVVDAAGGFRDPGLSASYVFESDVAAFVDEVVNRSDQREDTSFLKRWQDANSSFRTHASHYSDEDLSFEGNVYRQLQHLLPKESVFFIGNSMPIRDVDTFFEAQSKPFRMMANRGANGIDGVVSTALGTYAALKQPVTLVIGDLSFYHDMNGLLAAKLMDIPLTVVLLNNDGGGIFSFLPQASEEPYYEKLFGTPTGLNFEYASKLYGGTYSKPSTKQELHDVYKAHIEEPGLHLIEIETDRHSRVSKHRQMMDDILEEVKKECLLS
- the menH gene encoding 2-succinyl-6-hydroxy-2,4-cyclohexadiene-1-carboxylate synthase, which gives rise to MSSFIIRMRDGVAYEVVDQNPSGENATLCLHGFTGSAASWTFLNAYMGNTRLIQVSLLGHGRTDSPENIRRYAMSHQLADLAEILNQLKLHKVNILGYSMGGRIALSFASRYSERVNKLILESTSPGLRTFKERMARLKHDHQLAQKMRHEGLVKFVDFWESIPLFASQKTLSADTQAQLREERLKANPLGLARSLEGIGTGSQPSVWKGLKHMNLPVLLMCGALDEKFCKIATRMQQELEGSQFILAEQAGHTVHVEQPHFFGKIVSEFITQD
- a CDS encoding 1,4-dihydroxy-2-naphthoate polyprenyltransferase produces the protein MQHQSISDQLSPIKPDKNWRIWWNLLRPHTLTAAFIPVTLGTVLALPSGQIHVGLFLAMLFASMFIQIATNMFNEYFDYVRGLDNEKSVGIGGAIVRNGVKPKTVLSLAYALFALSLLLGVYICMMSSWWIALIGLICMAAGYFYTGGPVPIAYTPFGEVVSGAFMGLGIILISFYIQTGTLTSKAVLVSLPISILVGAILLSNNIRDLDGDKENGRKTLAILAGRKAAVNILLSMFLISYVLIFVYIFTDIVGLWSLLVLLSVPKAYTAIKEFKQKEKPIELMNAMKSTAQTNTFFGFLLTIALILQYYIA
- a CDS encoding TraR/DksA C4-type zinc finger protein, with product MLSKDELHHLKQRLLDEKHELEAKSHDDEQKVSFPYDSVGDLSAYDNHPGDQGTELFERGKDIALNSLEHEHLLDVNEALQAITDGSYGLCKVCKSPIPKERLEALPSAVTCTEHSKEQTVSQNRPIEEDLLSPPSGQFENEESAAYDGEDAYQDVERYGNSDTPSDMEFPPLTYDDVYTQSEDEDYVEDYEGFAAADIEGKASKVYPNKAHEAYEEALDEEGVMTVFGDLKPYEEEPYTEENH
- the menB gene encoding 1,4-dihydroxy-2-naphthoyl-CoA synthase, encoding MAIEWQTERQYDEILYETCNGIAKITINRPHVHNAFTPKTVSELIDAFSRARDNSNVGVIVLAGAGGKAFCSGGDQKVRGHGGYVGDDQIPRLNVLDLQRLIRVIPKPVVAMVAGYAIGGGHVLHIVCDLTIAADNAIFGQTGPKVGSFDAGYGSGYLARIVGHKKAREIWYLCRQYNAQEALDMGLVNTVVPLEQLEEETVKWCEEMLEKSPTALRFLKAAFNADTDGLAGIQQFAGDATLLYYTTDEAKEGRDSFKEKRKPDFGQFPRFP